A stretch of DNA from Desulfovibrio litoralis DSM 11393:
TGCTGTATAAGCATCTATCACAAAAGCCGGCTGATTTAAAGCATAAAGTAAAACCGTATCTGCTGTTTCGTTGCCAATTCCTGAAATTTTAAGAAGCTTTTCTCTTAATTCTTCGTGTAAATATTCATTAAGATAGAATAAATTGGTGTCGGAAAAATCAACTTTTGCCAATAAACTCTCTTGTTTTAAAAAAGTCAAAAAGTTTTTTATGCGTTTTGTTTTAACTCGAAAAAAGCCGGCTGGTTTGATTAACTCTGCTAGTTCAGCTTCGGAGAGTTCAAACATCAACTTTGGGTTTAAACATTGTTGGTCTTTTAAATTTTTAATCGCTTTTTCAACATTTGTCCAAGCCGTATTTTGAGTTAAAATCGCCCCAATAGAAACTTCAAAGGGGCTGTCGGCTCGCCACCAAGTTTTTGTGCCAAAATGTGCATTTAAAGCTTCATAATATGCCAGCAGTTTTTTTTCTCGCTCGCTCATTTATATATCCTGTGCAGTTTTTGACTTTGTTTATTTTACAAAAAGTAAAGATGCCCAATCGGCTTCTGTTTGAATTTCAGGGGCGTTTAGCCCTTCTTTTTTATAAACTTCGGCGACGGCTTCGGCTTGAGTTTTTAAAATGCCCGATAATATTAAAATTCCACCTTTTTTCAATTGTTTTACAATATGAGGTGAGAGCATTTTTAAAGGTTCAGCCAAAATATTAGCAAAAATCAAATCAAATTCTTCTGTTACAGGACTTTCGCCGTCATATTCTCCGTCTCCGACTTCGGGATTATCCGTTGTAAATTTTGGACCAAGACTACCACGACGAATTTCTATTTTAGATTCAACGTGGTTTAACCCTGCGTTTTCTAAGGCGTTT
This window harbors:
- a CDS encoding endonuclease III domain-containing protein; translated protein: MSEREKKLLAYYEALNAHFGTKTWWRADSPFEVSIGAILTQNTAWTNVEKAIKNLKDQQCLNPKLMFELSEAELAELIKPAGFFRVKTKRIKNFLTFLKQESLLAKVDFSDTNLFYLNEYLHEELREKLLKISGIGNETADTVLLYALNQPAFVIDAYTARVFSRHALVESEINYLDLQTFFTDVLPLDTKLYSDYHALIVQVAKDYCLKTKPRCETCPLKSFLEHEPFI